Proteins encoded within one genomic window of Gloeobacter kilaueensis JS1:
- a CDS encoding M91 family zinc metallopeptidase, protein MDEEFPLDNEQDYGGEGGEEDDAYAETEQSDSGEEGTEGEPAGAESGDLPLGLLDTESTDYDPNLVYTAFDEQDPAAGGQDFDWQGQDGGNPFGDSFDQEMGGLNFGLEDAPFSTGDQDLNAEAPALDIDQPFSTGDQDLNGDAPALDMDLPTFVPDTSPDDATVASTPTAPLGAAPAGPSFSETRDAKGNITLAGGDRNDTFNVTSHCDHDGNIDGVTVRDGRGRGHDYLGADADHLTIDGGKGDDTIRVDASVHNAMHLVGGDGNDRISGGSGDDRIEGGAGNDDISGGAGKDFIDGGQGNDYLRGGAGKDRLIGGDGNDLISGGADRDYIDGGKGDDELYGNDGDDTIYGGQGKDLVSGDAGNDYLEGGKGDDTVSGGTGDDFVSGGRGNDAVLGGEGNDTLNGGEGKDRLVGSSGDDTLYADSSDRTDGGAGTNRTVAVEFDSTLGSNISFDTNADVDGNPDTPDARALSGDEQAAFRDRVEDDLDLMRSSVNGQQLLRDIDNTGQNVTFRQIDVDNGYADWAGRGVGNNPFLDASGNPAAGQDVTIGYNPNINVEIGGKEETPFEVLYHEMSHGWNITSGTLQSGTYTGADEPAGSANNDERQAVGLPNQGVPFDNDNNPATPASRDNPTYATERGISDELGRQQRPNYTGPLT, encoded by the coding sequence ATGGACGAAGAATTTCCGCTCGACAACGAACAAGATTACGGCGGCGAAGGCGGCGAAGAGGACGATGCCTACGCCGAGACTGAGCAGAGCGACAGCGGCGAAGAAGGCACTGAGGGCGAACCTGCCGGGGCCGAATCGGGTGATCTGCCTCTGGGCCTGCTGGACACCGAGAGCACGGACTATGATCCAAATTTAGTATATACTGCTTTTGATGAACAGGATCCCGCTGCCGGGGGGCAAGACTTCGACTGGCAGGGCCAGGACGGCGGTAATCCGTTCGGCGACAGCTTCGATCAAGAGATGGGCGGCCTCAACTTTGGTCTGGAGGACGCTCCCTTCAGTACGGGCGATCAGGATCTGAACGCAGAGGCTCCAGCACTGGACATCGATCAGCCCTTCAGCACCGGCGATCAAGATCTCAATGGGGATGCTCCGGCCCTGGATATGGACCTGCCGACTTTTGTACCGGATACTTCCCCAGACGACGCTACCGTCGCTTCGACCCCCACCGCTCCCCTGGGCGCGGCACCAGCTGGGCCTTCTTTTAGCGAGACCCGCGACGCGAAGGGCAACATCACCCTCGCAGGCGGCGATCGCAACGACACCTTCAACGTCACCTCCCACTGCGACCACGACGGCAACATCGATGGCGTCACCGTCCGCGATGGCCGGGGCCGGGGGCACGACTACCTGGGGGCCGACGCCGATCACCTCACGATCGACGGCGGTAAGGGCGATGACACGATCCGGGTAGACGCGAGCGTGCACAACGCCATGCACCTGGTGGGCGGCGACGGCAACGACCGGATCAGCGGCGGCTCGGGCGATGACCGCATCGAGGGCGGTGCGGGCAACGACGACATCAGCGGCGGTGCGGGCAAGGACTTTATCGACGGCGGCCAGGGCAACGATTACCTGCGGGGCGGCGCGGGCAAAGACCGGCTCATCGGCGGCGACGGCAACGATCTGATCTCTGGGGGAGCCGACCGCGACTACATCGATGGCGGCAAAGGCGACGACGAACTCTACGGCAACGACGGCGACGACACGATCTACGGCGGCCAGGGCAAAGATCTGGTCTCCGGCGATGCTGGCAACGATTATCTCGAAGGCGGCAAAGGCGACGACACCGTGAGCGGCGGCACCGGCGATGATTTTGTCTCCGGCGGTCGGGGCAACGACGCCGTTCTGGGGGGCGAAGGCAACGATACCCTCAACGGCGGCGAAGGCAAGGACCGACTCGTGGGCAGCAGCGGCGACGATACGCTCTACGCCGACAGCAGCGATCGCACCGACGGCGGGGCGGGCACCAACCGCACGGTGGCGGTGGAGTTCGACTCTACCCTGGGCAGCAACATCTCCTTTGACACCAACGCCGACGTCGATGGCAACCCGGACACCCCCGACGCACGGGCGCTCTCGGGCGACGAGCAGGCGGCCTTCCGCGACCGGGTCGAAGACGACCTCGATCTGATGCGCTCGTCGGTGAACGGCCAGCAGCTTCTGCGCGACATCGACAACACCGGCCAGAACGTCACCTTCCGGCAGATCGACGTAGACAACGGCTACGCCGACTGGGCAGGCCGGGGGGTGGGCAACAATCCCTTCCTCGATGCGAGCGGCAACCCCGCCGCCGGTCAGGATGTGACGATCGGCTACAACCCCAACATCAACGTCGAGATCGGCGGCAAGGAGGAGACGCCCTTCGAGGTGCTCTACCACGAGATGTCCCACGGTTGGAACATCACCTCCGGCACCCTGCAGTCCGGCACCTACACCGGCGCGGACGAACCGGCAGGCTCGGCCAACAACGACGAGCGGCAGGCGGTCGGTCTGCCCAACCAGGGTGTGCCCTTCGACAACGACAACAACCCGGCCACCCCGGCCTCGCGCGACAACCCGACCTACGCGACCGAGCGGGGCATCAGCGACGAATTGGGGCGGCAACAGCGGCCCAACTACACCGGTCCTCTGACGTAA
- a CDS encoding HEAT repeat domain-containing protein has translation MDTSLETVREQLASTDPSQRMRALVALRFFSDEEAVPLLYQAIQDPIPLVRVYAAIGLGKKKGKDNFDLLTQLLNNDRDPSVRAEAAGSLGSLGDLRAVDYLLRAYYEDIDWIVRYSAVVSLGQLRDERGYTVLRDALTSATDMIRDAAISALGELSDSRALDVLLPLVSNSDPEVRRRVAQALGLIATEQCRAPLSYLSRDDDKNVAEFARYYLENLDEKPKTQ, from the coding sequence ATGGACACGTCCCTGGAGACCGTGCGCGAACAGCTGGCCAGTACCGATCCCAGTCAGCGGATGCGGGCGCTGGTGGCTCTGCGCTTTTTTAGCGACGAGGAGGCGGTACCGCTGCTCTACCAGGCGATTCAGGATCCGATACCGCTGGTGCGCGTCTATGCGGCCATCGGCCTGGGCAAAAAGAAGGGCAAGGACAACTTCGATCTGCTCACCCAGCTATTGAACAACGACAGAGATCCCTCGGTGCGGGCAGAGGCGGCGGGTTCTCTAGGATCGCTGGGCGATCTGCGCGCCGTCGATTATCTGCTGCGGGCCTACTACGAGGACATCGACTGGATCGTGCGCTACAGCGCCGTCGTCTCCCTCGGTCAGCTGCGCGACGAGCGGGGTTATACGGTGCTGCGCGACGCCCTCACCAGCGCCACCGACATGATCCGCGACGCCGCGATCAGTGCCCTCGGTGAACTCAGCGACAGCCGTGCCCTCGACGTGCTCCTGCCCCTCGTCTCCAACAGCGATCCGGAGGTGCGCCGCCGGGTGGCCCAGGCGCTCGGCCTCATCGCCACCGAACAGTGCCGCGCTCCCCTGTCCTACCTCAGCCGCGATGACGACAAGAACGTCGCGGAATTTGCCCGCTACTATCTTGAAAACCTCGACGAAAAACCGAAAACCCAGTAA
- a CDS encoding RelA/SpoT family protein, protein MTLVTAELAALELPDWLKDCLEHPHGTQEASTAGGEPILTSGGRTVSLDRALVARAFEFAYRLHAGQRRASGEPYIIHPVLVAGMLRELGSDSAMVAAGFLHDIIEDTDTTLEELEKLFGAPVRQLVEGVTKLSKFTFDSKEERQAENFRRMFLAMAQDIRVIVVKLADRLHNMRTLDFLPEHKQRRIARETMEIFAPLANRLGIWRFKWELEDLSFKYLDPEAYRNMQKLVSQKRAEREEFIDVVVKTLRREIERQHIQGEITGRPKHLWGIYQKMQRQQKEFHEIYDVSAIRIIVSEQEECYRALSIVHNKFRPIPGRFKDYIGLPKPNRYQSLHTAVVGPEGKPLEVQIRTLDMHRTAEYGIAAHWKYKEAGSVAVSSQEEKFTWLRQLLDWQNDLKDGGEYLETLREDLFYSEVYVFTPKGDVVELPRGATPVDFAYRIHTEVGNRCVGAKVNDRMVPLDSQLKNGDIVEILTSKSSHPSLDWINFVVTSSAKNRIRQWFKRAHRDQNIDQGREMLARELGKSNLENLLRSDRVLKIAQRLNYSSVEDMLAALGYGEVTLASVLNKLPENTPSAAEAIELPQQKTAGVPAPSDKPILGIEGMPYHLARCCNPLPGEPIIGVVTRVNRSITIHHHGCPNATKVDPDQLIPVAWNRSYSQPGRPHTYPVEIQVEVIDRIGMLKDLLDRLASERINVRDARVSTYPNSTAIVDLKIDITGKQQLDQVTAQMGKMADVLTVRCRHRHRE, encoded by the coding sequence ATGACCCTGGTAACGGCTGAGCTTGCAGCACTCGAATTGCCGGACTGGCTCAAAGATTGCCTGGAACATCCACACGGTACGCAGGAAGCCAGTACGGCGGGGGGTGAGCCGATCTTGACCAGCGGTGGTCGGACGGTGAGCCTCGATCGCGCTCTGGTGGCCCGCGCCTTTGAATTTGCCTACCGGCTGCACGCCGGTCAGCGCCGCGCCTCCGGTGAGCCCTATATCATCCATCCGGTGCTGGTGGCCGGGATGCTGCGGGAGCTGGGCAGCGACAGCGCGATGGTGGCGGCAGGGTTTTTGCACGACATCATCGAGGACACCGACACCACCCTTGAGGAGTTAGAAAAGCTCTTCGGTGCGCCGGTCAGGCAACTGGTCGAGGGAGTGACCAAACTCTCCAAGTTCACCTTCGACAGCAAAGAAGAGCGCCAGGCCGAAAATTTTCGGCGGATGTTCCTCGCGATGGCCCAGGATATCCGGGTGATCGTCGTCAAGCTCGCCGACCGCCTGCACAACATGCGCACGCTCGACTTTTTGCCCGAGCACAAGCAGCGGCGCATTGCCCGCGAGACGATGGAGATCTTTGCGCCCCTCGCCAACCGCCTCGGTATCTGGCGCTTCAAGTGGGAGCTTGAGGATCTCTCGTTCAAGTACCTCGACCCCGAAGCTTACCGCAACATGCAAAAGCTCGTCTCCCAGAAGCGGGCCGAGCGCGAAGAATTTATCGATGTCGTCGTCAAGACCCTGCGCCGGGAGATCGAACGCCAGCACATCCAGGGCGAGATCACCGGGCGGCCCAAGCACCTCTGGGGCATCTATCAAAAGATGCAGCGCCAGCAAAAAGAATTCCACGAGATCTACGACGTCTCAGCGATCCGGATCATCGTCAGCGAGCAGGAGGAGTGCTACCGGGCGCTGTCGATCGTCCATAACAAGTTCCGCCCGATCCCTGGGCGCTTCAAGGACTACATCGGCCTGCCCAAGCCCAACCGCTACCAGTCGCTGCACACCGCCGTCGTCGGTCCGGAGGGCAAGCCGCTGGAGGTGCAGATTCGGACCCTCGACATGCACCGCACCGCCGAGTACGGCATCGCCGCCCACTGGAAATATAAAGAAGCGGGCTCGGTCGCTGTGAGCAGCCAGGAAGAAAAGTTTACCTGGCTCAGGCAGCTACTGGACTGGCAGAACGACCTCAAAGACGGCGGCGAGTACCTCGAAACCCTCAGAGAAGACCTTTTTTACTCCGAGGTCTACGTCTTCACGCCAAAGGGCGACGTGGTCGAGCTGCCGCGTGGAGCGACGCCAGTCGATTTTGCCTACCGCATCCACACCGAAGTCGGCAACCGCTGCGTCGGAGCGAAAGTCAACGACCGAATGGTGCCCCTCGACTCGCAGCTTAAAAACGGCGACATCGTCGAGATCCTCACCTCCAAAAGCTCGCACCCGAGCCTCGACTGGATCAACTTTGTCGTCACCAGTTCCGCCAAAAACCGCATCCGCCAGTGGTTCAAGCGCGCCCACCGCGATCAAAATATCGACCAGGGCCGCGAGATGCTCGCCCGTGAACTGGGCAAGAGCAACCTCGAAAATCTCCTCAGATCCGACCGGGTGCTCAAGATCGCCCAGCGCCTCAACTACAGCAGCGTCGAGGACATGCTCGCCGCTCTGGGCTACGGGGAGGTGACGCTGGCGAGCGTCCTCAACAAACTGCCAGAAAATACGCCGAGCGCAGCCGAGGCGATCGAGCTGCCGCAGCAAAAGACCGCCGGTGTGCCCGCCCCGAGCGACAAGCCGATTTTGGGCATCGAAGGGATGCCCTACCACCTGGCCAGGTGCTGCAATCCGCTGCCAGGAGAACCGATTATCGGCGTCGTCACCCGCGTCAACCGCTCGATCACCATCCACCACCACGGCTGCCCGAACGCCACCAAAGTCGATCCCGACCAGCTCATTCCCGTCGCCTGGAACCGCAGCTACTCCCAGCCGGGCCGTCCCCACACCTACCCGGTCGAAATCCAGGTAGAGGTGATCGACCGGATCGGGATGCTCAAAGACCTGCTCGATCGCCTCGCCAGCGAGCGGATCAACGTCCGCGACGCACGGGTGAGCACCTATCCCAACTCGACAGCGATCGTCGATCTTAAAATCGACATCACCGGCAAGCAGCAACTCGATCAGGTCACCGCTCAGATGGGCAAAATGGCCGACGTCCTCACGGTGCGGTGTCGCCACCGCCACCGCGAGTAA
- a CDS encoding glycosyltransferase, with protein sequence MPVILDVLTDSLHFFSFAFLLAVLLTIFDRTVKRKAALGEWPALLAVHLPAAALSRFFATHGWEFLVPLGVNAVAYLLVRPLMRPFRPSGRLLFLTNTLFIVSSLAWGIAFAAGLEISLPTRLLLFASYPLLILSLPIGVVAMIEQWEVLAREHWLRPRTIRPLGQREEYPRVCLQVPCYAEPPEVVIQTLDRLAALDYPNFEVMVIDNNTKDPELWKPLEAHCERLGERFRFFHVDPLAGAKAGALNFALRHTPSEVEIVGVIDADYHAEADFLSALLGHFDDPRMGFVQTPHDYRDWQRSPYQRLCYWEYKTFFATTMPSLNEKDAGLTVGTMCLIRRRALEEAGGWSEWCQTEDSELAIRIHAAGYTSVYVPQTFGRGLIPETFAGYKKQRFRWTYGPVQEFKHHLKLFLPGRWAEPSALRPLQKLHHMNHGLGPFTTGLNFLLLPVMLAVVASMVIHHEVIAAPPTLWLASSTSLVGSWLLSWLIYRSEMGCSLRDALGAMLAKQALSHTMIMASVRGLFTDRIPWRRTNKFKSLPSGLQALASVKAELLLGLGCLGLGCVLALHQRPGSLAHMLGLGFILQSFAYLPAPLLALIAEGEIQKAHRPLVVRRPAWQLSGRALAGSALGGVAAAALVALGLQAPANQPARTALPVQKARPATTAQIQPRIATAVAGTPEHPPLAAHTFREPGRDIVAALPQRSAPPAPAAQRAEARRSAPLATGQNPQKVAAPPGGEPEQTQPADAELALIPAEEPTTAIQLLAVTTPAVPNCYDPQLKARDYRCFNRKN encoded by the coding sequence ATGCCGGTCATTCTTGACGTGTTAACAGACAGCCTTCACTTTTTTTCCTTCGCCTTTCTGCTGGCCGTTCTTCTGACGATCTTTGACCGGACCGTCAAGCGCAAAGCGGCGCTCGGTGAATGGCCCGCCCTCCTCGCCGTCCACCTTCCGGCGGCGGCCCTCAGCCGCTTTTTTGCCACTCACGGCTGGGAGTTTCTGGTGCCCCTCGGCGTCAATGCCGTCGCCTATCTGCTGGTGCGGCCCCTGATGCGCCCCTTTCGACCCTCCGGGCGATTGTTGTTCCTCACCAACACTCTGTTCATCGTCAGTTCTCTCGCCTGGGGCATCGCCTTTGCCGCCGGGCTTGAAATCAGTCTGCCCACGAGACTCTTGCTGTTCGCCAGCTATCCGCTCTTGATCCTCAGTCTGCCCATCGGCGTCGTGGCGATGATCGAGCAGTGGGAAGTGCTGGCGCGGGAGCACTGGCTGCGTCCGCGCACGATTCGACCGCTAGGCCAGCGCGAGGAGTATCCGCGCGTCTGCCTGCAGGTGCCCTGCTACGCCGAGCCGCCGGAGGTCGTGATCCAGACGCTCGATCGGCTGGCGGCCCTCGATTATCCCAACTTCGAGGTCATGGTGATCGACAACAACACCAAAGATCCCGAGTTGTGGAAGCCTCTTGAGGCCCACTGTGAGCGGTTGGGCGAGCGCTTTCGCTTCTTCCACGTCGATCCGCTGGCTGGGGCAAAGGCAGGAGCGCTCAATTTTGCCCTGCGCCACACGCCGAGCGAGGTCGAGATTGTCGGTGTAATCGACGCGGACTATCATGCCGAGGCCGATTTTCTCAGCGCCCTTCTGGGGCACTTCGACGATCCGCGCATGGGCTTCGTCCAGACGCCCCACGACTACCGCGACTGGCAAAGAAGCCCCTACCAGCGCCTGTGCTACTGGGAGTACAAGACCTTTTTTGCGACGACGATGCCCAGCCTCAACGAAAAGGATGCCGGGCTCACCGTCGGCACGATGTGCCTGATTCGCCGCCGGGCGCTCGAAGAGGCAGGGGGCTGGTCGGAGTGGTGCCAGACCGAAGATTCGGAGCTGGCCATCCGCATCCACGCCGCCGGTTACACTTCGGTCTACGTGCCCCAGACCTTTGGCCGGGGGCTGATTCCTGAGACCTTCGCCGGTTACAAAAAGCAGCGCTTCCGCTGGACCTATGGCCCGGTGCAGGAGTTCAAGCACCACCTCAAGCTCTTTTTGCCGGGGCGCTGGGCAGAGCCTTCTGCCCTCCGGCCCCTCCAGAAGCTGCACCACATGAACCACGGCCTCGGCCCCTTCACCACCGGCCTCAACTTTTTGCTGTTGCCGGTGATGCTGGCGGTGGTGGCCTCGATGGTCATCCATCATGAAGTGATCGCCGCGCCGCCGACTCTGTGGCTCGCTTCGAGCACGTCCCTGGTGGGAAGCTGGCTTTTAAGCTGGCTCATCTACCGCAGCGAGATGGGATGTTCGCTGCGCGATGCGCTGGGGGCGATGCTTGCCAAGCAGGCCCTCAGCCACACGATGATCATGGCGAGCGTGCGGGGGCTTTTTACCGACCGCATTCCCTGGCGGCGGACCAACAAGTTCAAGTCGCTGCCCAGCGGCCTGCAGGCGCTCGCCTCCGTCAAAGCTGAGTTGCTGTTGGGTCTGGGCTGCCTCGGTCTGGGCTGTGTCCTCGCGCTCCACCAGCGTCCGGGCAGCCTGGCTCACATGCTCGGTCTGGGCTTTATCCTCCAGAGCTTTGCTTATCTACCGGCTCCGCTGCTTGCCCTTATCGCCGAGGGCGAGATCCAGAAGGCCCACAGGCCACTGGTTGTCCGGCGGCCCGCCTGGCAGCTGTCGGGCCGGGCTCTGGCAGGCTCTGCCCTGGGTGGGGTGGCAGCGGCGGCGCTGGTCGCCCTGGGCCTGCAGGCACCCGCTAACCAGCCTGCAAGAACCGCCCTACCGGTCCAAAAGGCGCGGCCTGCAACGACAGCACAAATTCAGCCGCGCATTGCCACGGCGGTTGCCGGCACACCGGAGCATCCGCCGCTGGCAGCCCACACCTTCCGCGAACCAGGACGGGATATAGTGGCGGCGCTTCCCCAAAGAAGTGCGCCGCCTGCACCAGCGGCGCAGCGGGCTGAGGCCAGACGCTCAGCACCCCTCGCCACCGGCCAAAACCCGCAAAAAGTTGCAGCACCCCCCGGCGGTGAACCGGAGCAGACCCAACCCGCCGACGCAGAGCTGGCACTGATTCCGGCGGAGGAGCCGACTACAGCCATTCAGCTACTGGCGGTCACCACCCCGGCGGTTCCCAACTGCTACGATCCCCAGCTCAAGGCGCGCGACTACCGCTGCTTCAACCGCAAAAATTAA
- a CDS encoding S9 family peptidase, with the protein MVLVCSCLLGGSSLGLSAPVPKIASTLNTPNFLSDYAVTRGFSLGRPLRARPLPGGQGVLFLRSEARSPRLSLYEFDPVSGTAREVLSPEKLSGSSDEQLSPEEKARRERMRVSTTGITSFDLSEDGSKVLVSLSGQLFVYTRNRGSVQKLATSPGTLLDPRFSPDGTQVAYVLEGDLYAFDLAGGKERRLTEGASDELTHGLAEFVAQEEMDRFTGYWWSPDSRFIAYEEADASGVEAWHPSDPAKPGAEIYAQRYPRPGKANVSVRLGILPAGGGRTTWVSWERARFPYLATVKWEQGGPLTLVVQDRHQRQEQVLAVDTTTGQSELLLSESDPAWLNLDQQTPRWLVDGSGFLWTSEREGGPQLELRDRRGQLVRVLLPATSGYIPEKNALAVDERTRQVYYQFGPDPTTTQISRVPLDGGKPEALTSGQGQHLALFAKDFSLSVRSESNPRTLTNWSVYDREGRRIGALPSVALESPFIPHSEIVQVTTPEQLTFYCSLVRPQNFDPARRYPVIVDVYGGPGAQKVSATMVNYLRPQWLADQGFIVVSIDGRGTPGRGRDWERAIAGNFAAIPLDDQVSALKALGKRLHELDLSRVGITGWSFGGYMSALAVLRRPDIFKAAVAGAPVVDWLDYDTHYTERYLGLPADNPQGYEQSSLLTYAAKLERPLLIVHGTSDDNVFFLHSLKLSDALFRAGRDHQILPLSGLTHMVPDPQVRIRLEERTARFFQEHL; encoded by the coding sequence ATGGTCCTGGTCTGCTCCTGCCTGCTGGGCGGGAGCAGCCTCGGTTTGTCTGCCCCTGTACCAAAGATCGCCTCGACCTTGAATACGCCAAATTTTTTGAGCGACTACGCGGTGACGCGCGGCTTCAGCCTCGGGCGGCCCCTGCGCGCCCGCCCGCTCCCCGGCGGCCAGGGGGTGCTGTTTTTGCGCTCCGAGGCGCGCTCGCCCCGGCTGAGCCTCTACGAATTTGATCCGGTGAGCGGCACGGCCCGCGAGGTGCTCTCTCCCGAAAAGCTCTCAGGGAGCAGCGACGAGCAGCTCTCGCCCGAGGAGAAGGCCCGGCGCGAGCGGATGCGGGTGAGCACCACCGGCATCACCAGCTTCGATCTAAGCGAGGACGGTTCCAAGGTGCTGGTGAGCCTCTCGGGGCAACTGTTCGTCTACACCCGCAACCGTGGCAGCGTCCAGAAGCTCGCCACCAGCCCCGGCACCCTGCTCGATCCGCGCTTTTCACCCGACGGTACCCAGGTGGCCTACGTCCTCGAAGGCGATCTCTACGCCTTCGATCTGGCGGGGGGCAAAGAGCGGCGACTCACCGAAGGGGCCAGCGACGAACTGACCCACGGCCTGGCCGAATTTGTCGCCCAGGAGGAGATGGACCGCTTTACAGGCTACTGGTGGTCGCCCGACAGCCGCTTCATCGCCTACGAGGAGGCGGACGCCAGCGGCGTCGAGGCGTGGCATCCGAGCGATCCGGCCAAGCCCGGCGCTGAAATTTATGCCCAGCGCTATCCGCGCCCCGGCAAGGCCAACGTCTCAGTCAGGCTTGGAATTCTACCGGCTGGGGGGGGCCGGACCACCTGGGTAAGCTGGGAGCGGGCACGCTTTCCCTATCTGGCCACCGTCAAGTGGGAGCAGGGCGGGCCGCTCACCCTGGTCGTCCAGGACCGGCACCAGCGCCAGGAACAGGTGCTGGCGGTGGACACAACCACTGGCCAGAGCGAATTGCTGCTGAGCGAGAGCGATCCGGCCTGGCTGAACCTCGATCAGCAGACGCCGCGCTGGCTTGTGGACGGCTCGGGATTTTTGTGGACCAGCGAGCGCGAGGGCGGCCCGCAACTGGAATTGCGGGACCGGCGGGGGCAGTTGGTGCGGGTGCTGCTGCCCGCCACGAGCGGCTATATTCCCGAAAAGAACGCTCTGGCAGTCGATGAGCGGACCCGCCAGGTCTACTATCAATTTGGTCCGGATCCGACTACCACCCAGATTTCTCGCGTCCCGCTGGATGGCGGGAAGCCGGAGGCGCTCACCAGCGGCCAGGGGCAACACCTTGCCCTCTTTGCAAAGGACTTTTCGCTCTCGGTGCGCAGTGAGAGCAATCCGCGAACGCTGACGAACTGGAGTGTCTATGACCGCGAGGGCAGGCGGATCGGGGCTCTGCCTTCGGTCGCCCTCGAATCGCCTTTTATTCCCCATAGCGAAATCGTTCAGGTCACCACCCCGGAGCAGTTGACGTTCTATTGCAGCCTGGTGCGGCCCCAGAACTTCGATCCGGCCCGGCGCTATCCGGTGATCGTCGATGTCTACGGCGGACCCGGTGCCCAGAAGGTGAGTGCGACGATGGTCAACTACCTGCGCCCCCAGTGGCTGGCTGACCAGGGCTTCATCGTCGTCTCGATCGATGGACGCGGCACGCCCGGTCGGGGCCGGGACTGGGAGCGGGCGATCGCCGGTAACTTCGCAGCTATCCCCCTGGACGATCAGGTAAGTGCGTTGAAGGCCCTGGGCAAGCGCCTTCACGAGCTGGATCTCAGCCGGGTCGGGATCACCGGCTGGTCCTTCGGCGGCTACATGTCTGCCCTCGCCGTGCTGCGCCGCCCGGACATCTTCAAGGCGGCGGTGGCCGGCGCGCCGGTGGTCGATTGGCTCGACTACGATACCCACTACACCGAGCGCTACCTGGGCCTGCCTGCGGACAACCCGCAAGGCTACGAGCAAAGTTCGCTGCTCACCTACGCCGCCAAGTTGGAGCGGCCCCTGCTCATCGTCCATGGCACCAGCGACGACAACGTGTTCTTCTTGCACTCGCTGAAGCTCTCCGACGCCCTGTTCCGTGCCGGGCGCGACCATCAAATCCTCCCCTTGAGCGGTCTTACCCACATGGTTCCCGACCCGCAGGTGCGCATCCGGCTCGAAGAGCGCACCGCCCGCTTCTTTCAAGAGCACCTTTAA
- a CDS encoding adenine phosphoribosyltransferase: MDLKDYIRDVPDFPEPGILFRDITTLLAEPGALRYAIDALADKVAGLAPDYVAGIESRGFIFGTPLALALGCGFVPVRKPGKLPAAVFREEYTLEYGKNVLEIHQDALGTASRVLVVDDLLATGGTAAATAQLIHRAGGTVVGFGFIIELTFLNGRARLPEGTPAVALVSY; the protein is encoded by the coding sequence ATGGACCTGAAAGACTACATTCGCGATGTTCCCGACTTTCCAGAACCGGGCATTCTCTTTCGCGACATCACGACCCTGCTGGCGGAACCGGGAGCGCTGCGCTACGCGATCGATGCGCTGGCAGACAAAGTAGCGGGTCTGGCCCCCGATTATGTAGCAGGGATCGAATCGCGGGGTTTTATCTTTGGCACCCCCCTGGCTCTCGCCCTCGGCTGCGGCTTTGTGCCGGTGCGCAAGCCGGGTAAGCTACCGGCGGCGGTTTTTCGCGAAGAGTACACCCTCGAATACGGCAAGAACGTCCTTGAGATCCACCAGGATGCTCTGGGGACAGCAAGCCGGGTGCTCGTCGTCGATGATCTGCTTGCCACCGGCGGCACGGCGGCAGCGACAGCCCAACTGATTCACCGGGCAGGCGGCACAGTTGTGGGATTCGGTTTTATCATAGAGTTAACCTTTCTCAATGGGCGTGCAAGGCTGCCGGAGGGTACTCCGGCAGTTGCTCTGGTCTCTTACTAA